The following DNA comes from Deltaproteobacteria bacterium.
CGGCCTCAACCACGGTGATCTCGCTGCGATATACTCGTTGAATTACGTCTAGTCGTTTCTCGTCTTTCATTGTCAGGGTTGTCATCCTTCCACCCTGACATAATTACGTTGCCGTTAACCCCTGACATAATCACTTTGCTACAACACCCAATCAACCGCCGCGTTGACAACCTTCTTCAACCAGGAATAAGATTCCGCCATCATTCGTGAGTGAGTTCGCATGCAACTAACATTAGCTCATCATCCGGTCAGTGAATTCAAACTCGGCGCGCCGGCGCGTCTCGACGGCACGGTTCTCGTCGTCGATCCCGCCGAACTACGCCGGCTGTTACTCACCGATGAATTTCTTACCGGCGTCGACTTCGACATCGTCTCGCCCGGCGAGAGCTGCCGCGCCGGGCCGATCTTCGACATCGTCGAGCCGCGCGCCAAAGCACCCGGCGCGGGCTGCGACTTCCCCGGCATCCTCGGCGCAGCCACCACCGCCGGTATCGGCACGACCCATGTGCTCACAGGCATGGCGGTGTCGATCCTCGCGGAAATTTCTCCCGACCTCACCCGCAGCACCACTGGGCGAGTGTTGGAAATGAGCGGCGCGCCGGCCCAGGCCGGCGAATATTCTCTGCTGCGTCACTTGATCGTCATCCCAAAGACAAAGCCCGATCTGCCGCGCCACGTCGTCGAAAAAGTTTATCGCATCGCCAGCATCAAAACCGCCGTGGCCCTCGCCCAATTAGCTTTGAATCAGCCGCCGGCAACCGAAGAACAGTTCGATCCGGTGGGTCCGGCGCAGCCGGGGCACGAAGGCTTGCCGCGCGTCGCTTACATCGGCCAAATTTTTTCCCGCCAGCGCAAACCGCAAGTGGACGAACCGATTCTTTACGGCGCCAACACCGATGGCATGCTGCCCGTCATGCTTCATCCCGACGAATGGCTCGACGGCGCCATCGTGCCGTCGCTGCACTCGTGGTTTGGCGGCATGGAAACTTATTATTATCAGAACCAGCCGATCATCCTCGATCTTTACCGGCGCCACCACGCGCGCGAGATCAATTTCGTCGGCACCGTCGCCACCGTCGCCGGCTCGGACAACTTCGACCGCGAACGCCAGTGCCGCGCCGCGGCCAATCTGGTCAAGTGGAACTTGCAAGCCGACGGCGCCGTGCTGTCAAAATACGGCGGCGGCCTGCCCCACGCCGACCTGTCCGAAACCGCGCGCTTGCTCGAACAGATGGGAATCCGCACCGCGGTCATGGTGTCGGATGTCTCGCGCGACCGGCGCGTCGAGTCGGCGCTGCTGTTCAACGTTCCTGAAGTCGACGCCATCGTCTACAACGGCGGCAACGGCACGCACTATGAACTGCCGCGCCTGAAGCGCATCATCGCCGCGACCAATGAATTCGCCGAACTGCTCACCGGCCCGATGACCATCGACGCAGCGAACATCGTCGGCGTCACCAACCAACAAGGCGCGTCGAGAATGAGATCCGTGGTGTACTGAAGAAGGCAATAGGCATGAGGCAACAGGCAATAGTGAAGAATCTTGAGAAGCCAATTCTGCCTGTTGCCTAATGGCTATTGCCTAGGAGTTACAATGCGCATCGCTCACTACTTAAATCAGTTCTTCGGCGGCATCGGCGCTGAAGAACATGCGGACAAGGGAATGGAAATTCGCGCCGGCGCGGTCGGTCCCGGCAAAGTTTTGGAATCGTTGCTGGGAGCTGACGCGCAGATTGTTTTAACCTTTGTCTGCGGCGACAACTACGCCGTCGAACGGCAAGAAGACCTGATCGCCAGTGTCATCGAAAAGCTGCGCGGAGAAAAGCTGGATTTATTCGTCGCCGGACCCTGCTTCGACGCCGGTCGCTACGGCATGGCCGCGGGTGCGCTTTGTCGCGCGGTGCAAAAAGAATTCGGCATCCCAACTGTCAGTGCGATGAGCGAGGAGAATCCCGGCGTCGATCTGCACCGCGACGCGCTTTACATCGTCGATTCCGGAACGAGCATTACGAAAATGCGCGGCGTATTGGCGAACATGGCGCGGCTCGCCAATAAACTCGTCAGCAAAGAACCGATTGGTCTACCGAACGAAGAAGGTTATCTGCAACGCGGCTGGCTGCGCGATCAATTAGTCAATAAAACTGCCGCGACGAGAATGGTCGACATGCTGCTGGCGAAAATGGCCGGCGAAAGCTTTGAATCGGAAATGCCGGCGACGACCTTCGCGCCGGTGCCGATGCCGGCGCGGATCAAAGACATGTCGAAGGCGAGAGTGATGCTGATCACCGACGGCGGGCTGGTGCCGAAAGGCAATCCGGATCGCATTGAAGGAACCGCGGCGACGCGCTGGGGTTCCTACAACATCGCCGGCCGCGACGACCTGTGCGCCGCCGACTACGAAGTTTCCCACGGCGGCTACGACACGCGATTTGTCCAAGAAAGTCCCGACCGATTAGTACCGCTCGATGCCCTGCGCGAAATGGAAAAAAACGGCGTCATCGGCAAACTGCACGACGAATTTCTTTCCACCTGCGGCCGCTCCAATCCATTGTCAAACACCCGCCGCCTCGGCCGTGAGATGGTGGAGAAAATCAAAAGGGAAGGCGTCGACGCCGTCATCCTCACCTCGACGTGAGGCACCAGCACTCGCAGCGGCGCTGCGATCACGACGGAACTGGAAAAAGCCGGCATCCCCGTGGTGCAAATCACCTCGGCGCTGCCCATCGCCAAAATGGTCGGCTCCAATCGCATCGTCTTGGGCGCGGGAATCGTCCATGTCACCGGCGACGCTAAATTGCCAATGGCGGATGAAAAACAACTGCGAAGAAAATTGGTACAGCAAGCACTCGACGCGCTGCAATCGAATGAAAAGCGGTAATTTCCCTCTTGGGGCGCAATGAATTGCGCCCCTACATCGGATCGAGAATCCAATCGAGCGGCAATCCTTTAGAGAAACACGCTGATATTTTTTGCGTCGAGAACCGCTTGATCGAGAATGATCGTGCGGCGGGCGATTAGGAAAGAATCGCCGGCGCGGCGCAGGATATCTTGGCGCGCGCCGACGAATAAATCTTTATCGCTTTCCATGCGCGTGCGGTAAACCAGAAAATTGGAGTGGGCTGCGATTTCGTTGCCGTGGTCATTTTTGATCCGCACGTTGGTGATCAGATGACGCGTGCGCGACGGCGGCACCTCGGCCCAGGCGATTTTTGAATAGGCTCGTTCAACTCTGATCTTGAGCGCCTTGATGTCGTCGTCGAAGTAATAGCCTTCGCCGGGCTTTGATAATTCTTCGCTGATGTTTTCCGGCCGCTCCAAGGTGTTATGGCGGATCGGCATCCAGTAGCGGATATCTTCGGCGAGCAAGTTGAACCACTCGCGCAACTTGCGCTCGTCCAACAATTCGGCTTCGAGATAGTAGAAATCTTCGACTTGCTGGCGCAGTTCGTTAGCCATTTTGCGTGCTCAGCACTTCCTGCCAATTTTTCGCCTGCAGCATCTTCGCCCAGTGCATGTACAGGCTCAACTGATTATTGTCGCTGAAGCGGCTCTTCACTCGCCCCGGTAGTTCGATATCCACCGGCGGCTCGTTGCCATGCATTTGATAGTTCGCCGGATAGCGCCGGCCAATTAAACTCTTCGCCGCGCCGGTCACTTGAATCCAGTTGTCCATGTCGTCTTGCTCGAACACGCCGCTCGGACTAAATCGGTACTGCGACACGAAGCGCATCGCCTCTTTGATTTTCGCCGGCGCGGCTTTGTCGACGATCGCCCAGCTCCAGATTTCCATCTTGTCCGGCCCGCGCGGCAGCCAGACGCGAATCGTCCGCGTCAACCAGTGCACCGAGAGATTGGGAAACACCGTTCCCGCCGAAGGCGAAATCTTGCGCGCGCGCACGGCACCCAAGCGATTTTCAATTTCTGCGGCGTGCTCCTTCATGTAGTCGACGAGCTGGTTATCAGGCTGCGCAAACCAAGGCCCGCTCTCGGGCGGCGTTAGCCATGACACGAGAATGTGGCCGAGGTCGCAAGCGATCTGACAGCCTTTGTTCCATTGCCGGGTCTCAGCCGTCGTCGTGTCGATGCCGAGCTCGCGCGCCGAGCCGTGCGTCGAGGCGATGTGGTAACCATCGCCGCCGAAATTTTCCGCGGCGGTTTTCCAATTGGCATCGACCACCCAACGGTGCGGACCGCTGACTTCCGTGCCGCCTTCGCGGCGATCGAGAAGAATGTCGAGGTACCAGGCCATGTCGCCCAGATAGTCGCGTAGCGACGGCGCCTCGGCATCGAAGGTCGCAAAGATCAACCCTTTGTAGCTGTCGATCTGCGCCACTGGAATCAAACTCCACTGCGAGCGATCGAGATCGCCAAAGGCATCGACCATCGGCACCAGAGCAAGCTTACCGTCGGTGGTGTAAGACCAGCCGTGATAGGAGCAAGCGAATAGTTTGGTATTGCCGCGGTCGGCGCGGCAGATCCGATTGCCGCGATGGCGGCAGAGATTCAAGTGCGCGCGAAGTTGGCCATTCAGATCGCGGCAGAGAATCACCGGCTCCTCACCCATGTAGCGCGTCACGAAATCGCCGGGATTGGGAATCTCGCACTCATGACCGAGATAAAGCCAGCAGCGCGCGAAGATTCGTTCACGCTCCAAATCGTAAATTTCCCGGTCGGCGAAAATGCGCCGGTCGATGATACCGCCTTCAGGATCGACGAGGGATTTAATGTCCATGCACAGACCTCCTTCGAAAAACGCGCCGATGCATCAGCGAATTCCCAACTCCTTGTTCACTTCGCGCTGCAACGCGAAATCGAAAACTTTCGACGGCACCATGGGCTCCGGCAGTTTGAGAATCTGCGCGT
Coding sequences within:
- a CDS encoding aromatic ring-hydroxylating dioxygenase subunit alpha, producing MDIKSLVDPEGGIIDRRIFADREIYDLERERIFARCWLYLGHECEIPNPGDFVTRYMGEEPVILCRDLNGQLRAHLNLCRHRGNRICRADRGNTKLFACSYHGWSYTTDGKLALVPMVDAFGDLDRSQWSLIPVAQIDSYKGLIFATFDAEAPSLRDYLGDMAWYLDILLDRREGGTEVSGPHRWVVDANWKTAAENFGGDGYHIASTHGSARELGIDTTTAETRQWNKGCQIACDLGHILVSWLTPPESGPWFAQPDNQLVDYMKEHAAEIENRLGAVRARKISPSAGTVFPNLSVHWLTRTIRVWLPRGPDKMEIWSWAIVDKAAPAKIKEAMRFVSQYRFSPSGVFEQDDMDNWIQVTGAAKSLIGRRYPANYQMHGNEPPVDIELPGRVKSRFSDNNQLSLYMHWAKMLQAKNWQEVLSTQNG
- a CDS encoding 3-phenylpropionate/cinnamic acid dioxygenase subunit beta, whose amino-acid sequence is MANELRQQVEDFYYLEAELLDERKLREWFNLLAEDIRYWMPIRHNTLERPENISEELSKPGEGYYFDDDIKALKIRVERAYSKIAWAEVPPSRTRHLITNVRIKNDHGNEIAAHSNFLVYRTRMESDKDLFVGARQDILRRAGDSFLIARRTIILDQAVLDAKNISVFL
- a CDS encoding glycine/betaine/sarcosine/D-proline family reductase selenoprotein B; this translates as MRIAHYLNQFFGGIGAEEHADKGMEIRAGAVGPGKVLESLLGADAQIVLTFVCGDNYAVERQEDLIASVIEKLRGEKLDLFVAGPCFDAGRYGMAAGALCRAVQKEFGIPTVSAMSEENPGVDLHRDALYIVDSGTSITKMRGVLANMARLANKLVSKEPIGLPNEEGYLQRGWLRDQLVNKTAATRMVDMLLAKMAGESFESEMPATTFAPVPMPARIKDMSKARVMLITDGGLVPKGNPDRIEGTAATRWGSYNIAGRDDLCAADYEVSHGGYDTRFVQESPDRLVPLDALREMEKNGVIGKLHDEFLSTCGRSNPLSNTRRLGREMVEKIKREGVDAVILTST